The window CTGGTCGATTGCCTCGTGCAGGTAGTCGCGTTCGCTGAGCGCGGCCGTGCCCATCCAGAGTTCGGTGGCTTCGTCGCTGCCGATCGCCGCCACCGTGCCCTTGCCCATCTGTGTGTTGAAGAACGGGATGCCCGTGCGCCGAATGAAGTCAGTCAACTGCCCGGCGAGCCGCGGCCGGTTGCTGTCCGCGCCGAACATCACGAGCGGCCGCTCCGATCGCATCAACAGTGCGGCCGCGCGTTCGATGGCGGCGTCGTGCGCCACCGGTAGTTCGACGGGATGCAAGGGAACGATCGTCACATCGTCGCTCACCTCGACAGCGGCCACGTCCTCGGGCAATTCCAGATGCACGGGACCGGGACGCTCCTCCGCAGCCAGCCGGAAGGCATCTCGTACGACAGTCGGAATGCTCGCTCCGCTGACGATCTGCCGCGAGGCTTTGGTGAGCGGCTTCATCGTCGCTACGATGTCGACGATCTGAAAGCGCGCCTGCCTCGAGGTCATGATCGCTTTCTGGCCGGTGATCAGCACCATCGGCATCGCGCCGAGCTTGGCATACGCAGCGCCCGTGACGAGATTCAGCGCGCCGGGACCGAGTGTCGCCATGCAAACGCCGGGCCTTCCGGTCAGACGTCCGTGCGTCGCCGCCATGAAGGCCGCCGACTGCTCATGCCGCGTCACGACGAGCTGAATGCTCGAACCTCGCAACGACTCTACGACATCGAGATTTTCTTCACCAGGCACCGCGAAGATGCGCGTGACGCCTTCGTTTTCCAGCGCCTTCACGAAAAGATCGGAAGCTTTCATCGGCAGTCTCCTTGCGACTTCGAACTGCGGGGTATGGGGATGGGAGCGGCTGCGCGGCAGCGGCTCATTCATGCATGTATCGTGCGGCGTCGTCGATCGGCTTCCGAGCGACATCCCCGCGCTGGCTGACAACAAACGCGCTCGCTTCCGTGTGCGTCCTGAAAATCCGCGATGCGTCGCCTCGCCCACTGAATGCCGCGCCCAGCTTCATGCGCATGAACGCACTGGCCGTGAACCGCGTGGCCGAGCAGTAATAGCGGGACTGCAATCGCCTCGCCATCGCGAAGTACGCCTCGGCGATCGGTTCGTCGAGTCGGCAGCCGTCATAGTTGACGATCAGCGACACCTTGTGACCGATGCCTTCACAGAGCGCTTGCATCACGCGGCGCACGCTTTCGATGTCGTCCGTCGAGCGAATGCCGATGCCTTCGAAGTTCGCAAACAGGGTGTTTCGTTCGGCGTCGTAGCTGAGGCGGCTGCGTAATTGACGTTCGAACAGGATCGACGACAGGTTCAATATCGGCGGCAGGAAGATGTCCGCGTCCATCAAGCGCACGTCACGCATGATCGGCATGAAGTCCATATGAGCGAGCACGTCGCGCTCCAGATCGATGCCCGGTGCGATTTCCGTCAGCTCGAGACCTTCAGGCACGCGCCGAAAGACACACCGCTCGGTCACATAGAGCACGGGTTGACCGCGTTCTGCAGCGAGCGATCCATTGAACGTGATCTGCTCGACGGATTCGACGAATTTTCTCTTCGTGCCTTCTGTGATGATCGCAAGACGTCCGTCCTCGAGCCGTATTTCGAGACCACCCGCCGTAAAGGTTCCCGCGAATACCACGCAACTGGCATTCTGACTGATGTTGATGAATCCGCCGGCACCCGCCAGTCGCGGCCCGAAGCGGCTGACATTTACGTTGCCGCATCGATCGACTTCGGCCATGCCGAGGCACGCGAGATCCAGGCCGCCTCCGTCGTAGAAGTCGAACTGCTGGTTCTGATGCAGGAGCGCATCGACGTTGATCGCCGCGCCGAAATCCAGTCCGCCCTGGGGCATGCCACCGATGACGCCCGGCTCCGCTGTCAAGGTCAGGTGACTCAGCAGGCGCTCCTCCGCCGCAACAGCGGCAACGACTTCCGGAACGCCAATGCCCAGGTTGATCACGCCGCCCATTGGCAACTCGAACGCGCATCGGCGTGCGATCACTTTTCGCTCGTCAAGAGGCGGACTCTTCATGGTGCCGACCGCGACCTTCGTCTGAGCCGAGAATGCGGGGTTGTATGCCGTGCCGTAGGTCTGAGGTTGGGCACCGGAACGCGCGAGCACGACACGGTCGACCAGAATGCCTGGAACCACTACCGCTCGCGGATCGAGCGTCCCGCTCGCAACGATCTCTTCGACCTGCGCGATCACCAGGCCGTTCGAGTTGTGCGCAGCCATCGCTGCCGCCTGCGCGTCGAGCACGAGTGCTTCGCGTTCCATCGTGATGTTGCCCTCGGGGTCGGCCGTCGTCCCCCGAATCAGCGCAACATCGAGCGGGAAAACTTTATAGAGAAGCCACGTCTTGCCGTCGATGTCGATCGTGCTGACCAAGTCTTCGGTTGTGGACGCATTGATCTTTCCGCCGCCGTGGCGCGGATCGACGAAAGTGCCTAGGCCGACCTGAGTCAGCGTGCCGGCACGGTGAGCAGCGATGTCCCGGTAGAGATGCGACATGACGCCGAGAGGCAGGTTGTAGGCCTCGATTAGATCGTCGGTGGCCATCCGAGCGAGCTTCGGGACCAGCGACCAATGTCCGCCGATCGCCCGCTTGATCAATCCCGGCGTCGCAATCCGGTTGATTCCCTGATCCTTGCCATCACCCGGCGCGGCGGCGAACACCAAGGTCAGATCGCGGGGCGTGCCCGCACTGGCAAAACGTCGTTCCAGCGCGATGATGAGTTCGTCCGGCGTGCCGATACCGACGAAGCCGGAGCAACAGACGGCATCGCCGTCGCGAATCAATCCGATCGCTTCGTCAGCGGTCACAATCTTGTCTTTCATGGCGAGGATCTCGAGTGATGACGCCCGCGCAGGAAGAACGCGGTTGACCGAGTGAGCGTGGAGAGCTCATCCGGCTGAGTGAAGGGTTGGGCGTCGATGACGAGCTCCGGCCTAATTCGCAATGAAAGAGACACCCCTAATTTGGCGAAGAAGCCTCGTTCGTAGCAGGCGAAGATGGCTTTGCGGATTACCCGCGCCCGTTTGAGCGAAGGAGGAAATCGAGGAAAGGACTATTGCTGCATTGCACCATTAACGCCATCATACGGCAGTCTCGTCTGCCGTCAAGTGGCCTTTTTTCGCTTCTGTTGGTACTCCTTCGTTTTACTCTCTCATTCGAATAACACTGATCGTGGTGCCTGACCGTCCAGGCCAGGGCTCCCCGTAACTTCGACCGCACGGCGAGTCTCCGTCGGAAAAGCAAAGCACGACAAGGGTGCTTTTCACCGCATTTCCTCGTTCGATGAGTCAATGGCGATTGATTTACCAGTGGCGTTGCCTGACCCGGTATTTGTCTCTACAACCTGGAGTGCTCAGGTACGTCCGTTGCGTCGACAGCGTGATGGATACGGTAGGACGGCTCGTAAAAAACGGCGTGCTGATACTTGAGCCGAACCCACGCCAGAACGTTTCATCTAAGTCCACGAGCTTCCCGCCAACAACAAACCGCGTTATTCATCGATTAGCCAATAGACTGATCGACCAGATCACTTTCACCCTTTCTGACACGTCTGCTCCATCGACGTCCCCTTCTGATTTTGATTGAGCCACTCATGCCCAGCATTCTCCGCAAACCTAAAGCTGTGTCACCCGCAACAGGCGTCCTCGCCCTAGTCGCCACCGCGGCAGCAGCCGCTGCTTGCTGGAACCGCCACAAGGCGAAGCAAGTTGAGCGCACCAATCCACCGCTCGGGCGATTCATCGACGTCGATGGCGTTCGTCTGCACTACACCGACACCGGTACGGGCCCATGCGTGGTGCTTCTGCACGGCAATACCGTATTGCTTCAGGATTTCGAAGCGAGCGGCGTGACCGGCATGCTGGCAGAAGGTCATCGCGTGATCTCGTTCGATCGTCCGGGCTTCGGTTATAGCGATCGTCCGCGCAAACGTCTTTGGACGGCGCAAGCACAGGCAGTCTTGTTACAGGGTGCGCTCCAACTGCTGGGCGTCGATAAGCCAGTCATCATCGGGCACTCATGGGGCACGCTGGTTGCGCTTTCGCTAGCAGTTGATTTTCCCGACCAGGTTCGCGGACTGGTGCTCATTTCCGGCTACTACTTTCCCTCGGCGCGTTTGGATGTAGCCATGATGGCACCTGTGGCCATGCCCGTGCTCGGCGATGTTCTCAGATACACGGTTTCACCCTTCACAGGCCGCCTGCTGATAAAGCGAAGCGTGGAGGCGATGTTCGCGCCCGCGTCCATGCCCGACGAATTCTTTGAGGCTATGCCTGCCGAGATGCTGCTGCGCCCCAGCCAGACTCGTGCGACTTCCGAGGACGCGGCGTTTATGATTTCCGCCGCGGCGCGCCTGCGCGCTCACTATCCATCGATCGAGATGCCGGTGCGGATCTTTGCTGGCGCGGGCGACGAGATCGTCGATCCGGAATCGCACTCAGCGCGTTTGCATGGCGTCTTGCCGAACAGCACGCTCGATGTCGAGGTAGATGCCGGACATATGTTGCATTACAAGATCGCTGGCCTGGTGTGCGCCTCGGTCGCCGACATTGAAGCGCAGACGCCTCATTCTCCTGCCGTAGGCGAGATCGGCGGTGCGGATGCCAGCTATCCGGACGCCATGTCCGTGTCGTAACCAGCGCGGCGGTCGAGAAATCGTGAGCGTGAACGGCAGGTTTTGGTCTGAGCGCGTGCCTAAAGGGTCAGCCCCAGGCCCGTCTTGCGAGGCATGAAGAAATCGGTGAGTATGAAGCCGCGCTTGCCATTTTTCAGGCTCGGCCTGTTCACTCCAGAGACGGTCTTACGTGGCGTCAACGACAGGTGACAGGTTGATCCTTTCCCTGCTCGCCTATCTCACGACTTCGCAAGTGCAGGGTCGGACGGCACTTGGCGGGTGCTTTGCAGCCGCTGCTTCAACACCGAAACGGCGCAGTTCCGTGACATGCAGGTATTCGGACATTCGAGCTTTACGCCGCTGCGTCTCCGTGATGCGGACGACAACGATCACGAATTCCACTTCCGCAGTTTGTTGCTCGGCAATCAGCTCTCCCTGGAGGCATTCGAACTGGCTGGCGACGATGAAGCCGCAGGCTACCGCTTTCAGATACTTGGCAAACCCCATTTGGGGCCGTTCGCCCTGCTGGGGCAACTGATCCAGAGGATGAAGCGAGCCTTAAACATGAAGCACCTGCAAGCTTATGCTGGCCGCTTGCAGATCATGGACTTGATCGTTCGAAGCCGGTTTGAATGGAGCGGCATGAAGGCGCTAGTCAGCCATGCGTGATCATCGACGGACGGCGCATCGAATGGAACGACCTCGGCGCGACGCTTGTGGCGTTCGAAGGATGGTAGTTCCGGCTTGAGATGCTTGACCGAGCGACGAGGCTTGACGCCGACTTCGTATGCGGTTTTTGCCAGCTCCGTTTCAACTGGCGGCGCATACTTCGATCCCGCACTCTTCTGTGCATCCCCAGTTGGGTCACCAGCGCTTGCCAGTCGCATGAAACCTGTATATATTCACAGTACTGTGTTTTCATACAGCACGGAGGCGGCAATGGAGCACCTTGTCAGGATCTACAACGAAAAGGATCGGCGAACCCTCGACTGGCTGCGCAGACACGTAGGCGATGTGGCGATCGCCCTCGCCGTGCAACGATGCACAGGATCCGGCAAGCCTTATGTGTCCGCGGTTTGCCGACTTTTAGGCGTTCAAACACCGGACTTCCCCGTGCCGCGGCGGCGAACGCCGAGCCCGATCGCCCGAGACTCGTTGGCGACCATTCGGAGCATCCTCGCGGTACGCACAACAGCCGCGAGAAAGGTTGCTACGTAGACGAGATAGATATTGGCGGCGACTGGCATTGATGCGCGGCTAGCCATCATCGTTGAGCAACCCTGTGGGAAGATCTCGCGCACCGTTAATCACGCGCCAGATTTCGAAAAAGGACTTTGGCTGTTCGTGCGCCGTGCAAGAAACGCCGCGAAGGCTGATCGGCTTGGCTTGAAACGGAACCGCGCCACCGCCTCATCGCGAAGTGGACATTTTCCTGTTAATACACGGCTTCGCATAGGTTCGATATGCGCAGCTGACAGCGCGTGGCTGCCCCGCCCTGCTTGTACGTCCGAATTGTGCGAGCGTTATCGGGCGGCGCTTCTTGCGACGATTCCGAGCCCCACATATCTTCCCAGTACAGCCCGATGTTGTGTGCCGCGGCCCTGTGGTAAAACCAATGGCGCGATCGTAAAGCGTGACCGCCTTTTCCACATCACCCGGCATGCCGCGGCCGCGCCGCGCACTTTCCGCCAATGCCGCTGGCGCCAATCCGCGCAAACGCCCTTCGGCCGGGTCGTCCTTCATTACTTCTTCAAATATTGCGTTTCCGGTGTTGAAGTCCGCGTCTGCGCCCGTGCACGTGACGAGTGAGACGGCGAGCGCCAGGCGCAAGGTCGGGTGGCGATTTACGTCAATTCGATTGAGGAACCGCTCGCCCGAGCAGCGGCGCCCCGTGAAGCGTGCTGGTGAGAAGGCCGTTGGCGATTGCGGCGAGGCGCTCGGTTGACCGGCATCGGCCCGCAGACAGCCGTGTACTCGCCGAGAGCATTTGGAGACGTGAACTTAGCACTGTCAGACGCGTAGTCGCCGCTTGCGACTCTCGTGCGCATAAACTTGGCCATCTCGTGCACTCGTCAATCCGTTTTCTCCCGGGCACGCCGACGGCTAACGATGATGTTTGATGATTGATGTTTGATGCTTTCGGGATATAATTGTGGCATTACGGCATGAAGACTCGGAGAACCTCATGCGAACCACTCTCGATATCGACGACGACGTTATGGCAGTCGTACGCGCCCGTGCGGAGCGCGAGCACGTCTCGATCGGTCGCGTGCTGTCGACGCTCGCACGGGCGGCGCTGCAGCCGGCAGGCGCTTCGCCAACAATGCGCAACGGACTACCGGTCCTGCCGAACGCCCGCGCCGCGCGCCCGGTCACGCTTGATCTCGTCAACCAGTTGCGAGACGAGACGCCCTGATGACCTATCTGCTTGACGTCAACGTACTGATCGCACTACTCGACGCCGGCCACGTGCAGCATGAAGCGGCGCACGCATGGTTTGGCCAGGTCGGGCACGCCGCTTGGGCAACGTGTCCGCTGACCGAAAACGGCGTGCTGCGCATCATCGGCAATCCGCGTTACCCGAATACGCTCGAGACGCCGGCAGCCGTCGCGCCACTCGTCGCGCAGTTGCACACGCATCCCTGCCATGAGTTTTGGGCTGACGACGTGAGCCTGCTCGATGCACAACACGTCGATGCGAGCCGGATCCTGGCGACAGATCAGGTGACCGATACCTATCTACTCGCGCTCGCACGCGCGCATGGCGGCACGCTCGCGACCTTTGATCGCCGGCTCGTCGCCGACGCGGTGCCAGCCGGCGCGCGGCACCTCGAATTGATCACCTAACGGCCGACGCTGCCCCCGAGGTGGTAAGCGCTTTTATCGTTCTCGATGCAACTGTAGAAACCGATTCAGAGCCTCAAATTGATTAGGAATCCATCTGGATTCGGCAAATGGCTGTGCGGCCATCCCGAGGTGGACGACCTCTGCGCGCTCGCCGCCGAACCGATCATGCGCGAGATCCGAGCAGCAGTAGCCCAAGAAGCATCACGCATGTGAGAGCAACAGTGTTCATTTGAACAAGCCTCCTCGGCGGGAACCAACGAACGCCTGTTGGCAGGTAGCGTTCGCGTGTCGTCCATTCGAATACGATGATTACGCGAGCTCCACGTCGATGGTCGACTGGGCGACGCTGATCTCGCCCAAATACACGCTTTCTCCCAACTCGCATTCGCGCCATGCGTTGCCGAGCGCATGACGGATTTCGACACGATGAATTCCACTTCGGGATTCGCGAGCAGGGAGAACTCATCGCGATGGCGGGCGAACGCATGGCCATTGAAGGTCATGCCGAGATCAGCGCGGTTTGTGTCGACGAACGCTGTCGCGGACGCGGTCTCGCCGGCCGGCTGATGAACATCCTGCGCAGGGAAATCGGGCTACGCGGCGAAACGCCGTTCCTGCACGTGTTCAGTCACAACGAAAGCGCCATCGCCCTGTATGAGCGGCTCGGCTTCGAATTGCGCCATGCGTTCGCGCTCACGCAGATCAGTCACGCCGAATCCGGAAACAGGTGTTGATGCAGGAAGTCGACGAACACGCGCACCTTCGGCGGCGTCATGCGCCCTGACGGCCAGAGCGCGCGAAACGGAATGCGGTCCGCCGTGAAATCGCGCAGGACGGCGACGAGCGAGCCATCGGCGAGTTGCGCGCGCACGGCATAGTCGGGCGCGCTGGTGAGACCCAGGCCCTGCTCCGCCAGCGCGATGAGCGGCTCGACCGCGCTCGCGATGGCCGTCGACGGAAGCTCCACGTCGAAGGGCGCGCCATCGCGCACGAAAGTCCAGCGCCTGAGACGTCCCGTGCGCGAGAAGCGATGCTGAAGGCACGCGTGCGCGCCGAGCATCTCGGGCGTCGCGGGCACGCCGCGCGCTTCGAGATAATCCGGCGAGCCGACGATCAGATGCGTGTAGTGCCCGAGCGTGCGCATCGTGAGTTGCGAATCGATTGCGTCGCC is drawn from Caballeronia sp. NK8 and contains these coding sequences:
- a CDS encoding CopG family transcriptional regulator, with amino-acid sequence MRTTLDIDDDVMAVVRARAEREHVSIGRVLSTLARAALQPAGASPTMRNGLPVLPNARAARPVTLDLVNQLRDETP
- a CDS encoding alpha/beta fold hydrolase translates to MPSILRKPKAVSPATGVLALVATAAAAAACWNRHKAKQVERTNPPLGRFIDVDGVRLHYTDTGTGPCVVLLHGNTVLLQDFEASGVTGMLAEGHRVISFDRPGFGYSDRPRKRLWTAQAQAVLLQGALQLLGVDKPVIIGHSWGTLVALSLAVDFPDQVRGLVLISGYYFPSARLDVAMMAPVAMPVLGDVLRYTVSPFTGRLLIKRSVEAMFAPASMPDEFFEAMPAEMLLRPSQTRATSEDAAFMISAAARLRAHYPSIEMPVRIFAGAGDEIVDPESHSARLHGVLPNSTLDVEVDAGHMLHYKIAGLVCASVADIEAQTPHSPAVGEIGGADASYPDAMSVS
- a CDS encoding acyl CoA:acetate/3-ketoacid CoA transferase, producing the protein MKDKIVTADEAIGLIRDGDAVCCSGFVGIGTPDELIIALERRFASAGTPRDLTLVFAAAPGDGKDQGINRIATPGLIKRAIGGHWSLVPKLARMATDDLIEAYNLPLGVMSHLYRDIAAHRAGTLTQVGLGTFVDPRHGGGKINASTTEDLVSTIDIDGKTWLLYKVFPLDVALIRGTTADPEGNITMEREALVLDAQAAAMAAHNSNGLVIAQVEEIVASGTLDPRAVVVPGILVDRVVLARSGAQPQTYGTAYNPAFSAQTKVAVGTMKSPPLDERKVIARRCAFELPMGGVINLGIGVPEVVAAVAAEERLLSHLTLTAEPGVIGGMPQGGLDFGAAINVDALLHQNQQFDFYDGGGLDLACLGMAEVDRCGNVNVSRFGPRLAGAGGFINISQNASCVVFAGTFTAGGLEIRLEDGRLAIITEGTKRKFVESVEQITFNGSLAAERGQPVLYVTERCVFRRVPEGLELTEIAPGIDLERDVLAHMDFMPIMRDVRLMDADIFLPPILNLSSILFERQLRSRLSYDAERNTLFANFEGIGIRSTDDIESVRRVMQALCEGIGHKVSLIVNYDGCRLDEPIAEAYFAMARRLQSRYYCSATRFTASAFMRMKLGAAFSGRGDASRIFRTHTEASAFVVSQRGDVARKPIDDAARYMHE
- a CDS encoding TA system VapC family ribonuclease toxin yields the protein MTYLLDVNVLIALLDAGHVQHEAAHAWFGQVGHAAWATCPLTENGVLRIIGNPRYPNTLETPAAVAPLVAQLHTHPCHEFWADDVSLLDAQHVDASRILATDQVTDTYLLALARAHGGTLATFDRRLVADAVPAGARHLELIT